The Carnobacterium mobile DSM 4848 genome includes a window with the following:
- a CDS encoding 1-phosphofructokinase family hexose kinase, protein MIYTITLNPAIDRLLFLEKTLVKEKNNRLSKIDYDLGGKGHHGSFAMSKLGVKNQALGFCGTTNKSKLEKILQEKGINHDLVEVYGKPTRESYVILEAGVSGSILITEKGFRVSSYDIELLTEQIEEKIQEDDMVLIAGSLPPGFELRNLEELLQLLKKKNCFVACDLSGAALAKAVEVGVNFIKPNAFEIQEIVSEENSLLDNLKELSKKVDYIVVSQGSEGSICSHDGELYQITAPKVVAVNDTGAGDCFVGSFLGSLSLGKSLVESLAFASGCAASKVQYTNSTSFSVKEAKRLQKEVRIEKVQNH, encoded by the coding sequence ATGATTTACACCATTACATTAAATCCAGCTATTGACCGATTACTATTCCTAGAAAAAACGTTGGTTAAAGAAAAAAACAACCGACTTAGCAAAATAGATTATGATTTAGGCGGAAAAGGACATCATGGTTCTTTTGCAATGAGCAAACTAGGGGTAAAGAATCAAGCATTAGGTTTTTGCGGAACAACGAATAAAAGCAAATTAGAAAAAATTTTACAAGAAAAAGGGATTAATCATGACTTGGTAGAAGTTTATGGCAAACCAACTCGAGAAAGTTACGTTATTTTAGAAGCCGGAGTCAGCGGCAGTATTCTCATTACGGAAAAAGGATTTAGAGTTTCTAGTTATGATATCGAATTGTTAACAGAACAGATCGAAGAAAAAATTCAAGAAGACGATATGGTTTTGATTGCTGGTTCATTGCCGCCAGGTTTTGAGTTGAGGAATTTAGAAGAACTGCTGCAATTGCTAAAAAAGAAAAACTGTTTTGTTGCTTGTGATCTTTCAGGAGCTGCATTAGCCAAGGCAGTCGAAGTAGGAGTCAACTTTATCAAACCCAATGCGTTTGAAATACAAGAAATTGTTTCGGAAGAAAATTCTTTATTGGATAACTTAAAAGAACTGTCTAAAAAAGTAGATTATATTGTCGTTTCGCAGGGAAGTGAAGGCAGCATTTGCAGTCACGATGGGGAACTTTATCAAATTACTGCCCCTAAAGTTGTTGCAGTGAACGATACCGGTGCTGGCGATTGCTTTGTCGGATCATTTCTAGGAAGTCTCTCATTAGGAAAGTCTTTAGTCGAATCATTGGCGTTTGCCAGCGGTTGTGCTGCAAGCAAAGTGCAATACACAAATAGTACATCTTTTAGTGTAAAAGAAGCTAAACGGCTGCAAAAAGAAGTCCGAATTGAGAAAGTACAAAATCATTAA